The following proteins come from a genomic window of Edaphobacter sp. 4G125:
- a CDS encoding two-component system sensor histidine kinase NtrB, whose translation MRQEIDRSLALLAAIVDSSDDAILSSNLDGVITSWNKGAERTFGYTEAEILGHHTSELAPEDSKEDAERVLKMVRRGETVDHYETIRRHKDGSDVIVSMTVSPIRNSAGELIGASKVSRDITSIRRAEEALRNADKLALAGRMAASIAHEINNPLEAITNLLYLMSQEVLSEEAHGYLALAQHELSRVSHIAAETLGFFRNNRGSAATTSLSEIADSALSLHLGRLTTCNIFVQKEYAPIPSMFLNQGELRQVLVNLVANALDAMPNGGHLRVRIHPAFDARTGSPGVRISIADSGSGMSDATLRQLFEPFYTTKGSTGTGLGLWVSSQIIARHKGYISVRSSQAAERKGTVFSIFLPRISEAPSSEAAEPGSRQLSLPIEESGSTSRVDASRRTLAEPAPPSTAYNAA comes from the coding sequence ATGAGACAGGAAATTGACCGAAGTCTCGCATTGCTCGCAGCCATTGTGGACTCCTCCGACGACGCCATCCTCAGCAGTAACCTGGATGGAGTCATTACCAGCTGGAACAAAGGCGCCGAACGAACCTTCGGATACACCGAAGCCGAGATACTGGGCCACCACACTTCAGAACTTGCCCCCGAGGACTCCAAGGAAGACGCAGAGCGCGTCCTCAAGATGGTTCGGCGGGGAGAGACCGTAGACCACTATGAGACAATCCGCCGCCACAAAGATGGCAGCGACGTCATTGTCTCTATGACCGTCTCTCCGATCCGCAACTCTGCAGGAGAGCTGATTGGAGCATCGAAGGTCTCTCGAGACATTACCTCGATCCGCCGCGCCGAAGAAGCCCTCCGCAACGCCGACAAGCTGGCACTCGCCGGTCGCATGGCCGCCAGCATCGCACACGAAATCAATAACCCGCTCGAAGCCATTACCAACCTGCTCTATCTCATGTCGCAGGAGGTGCTCTCTGAAGAAGCCCATGGCTACCTGGCACTGGCTCAACATGAGCTCTCGCGCGTCTCCCATATTGCCGCCGAGACCCTCGGTTTCTTCCGCAACAATCGTGGGTCTGCTGCTACGACGTCGCTTTCCGAGATCGCTGACAGCGCGCTCTCTCTTCATCTGGGCCGATTAACAACATGCAATATCTTCGTCCAGAAGGAATATGCTCCCATACCCTCGATGTTTCTGAATCAGGGCGAGCTGCGGCAAGTCCTTGTCAACCTGGTAGCAAACGCACTGGATGCCATGCCCAACGGTGGCCATCTTCGGGTACGCATTCATCCAGCTTTCGATGCGCGGACAGGGTCACCGGGCGTCCGAATCAGCATCGCTGACTCGGGATCGGGTATGAGCGACGCCACCCTGCGTCAACTTTTTGAGCCCTTTTACACCACCAAGGGCTCAACTGGGACCGGCCTCGGGCTATGGGTCAGCAGCCAGATCATCGCCCGTCACAAAGGCTACATCAGCGTCCGCAGCAGCCAGGCTGCTGAACGCAAGGGGACAGTATTTTCCATCTTTCTGCCTCGGATCAGCGAAGCCCCTTCCAGCGAGGCGGCAGAACCAGGCTCGCGCCAACTCTCTCTACCTATCGAAGAGAGCGGCTCTACTTCGCGCGTGGATGCGTCTCGTCGTACACTCGCTGAACCTGCCCCACCGTCAACTGCGTATAACGCTGCGTAG
- a CDS encoding site-specific tyrosine recombinase, with protein sequence MQGQPQVPGNVQIVREYMVYLRVEKGMRPATCDAYRRDLEQFAEHVEGSNGLLVTARQEDVSGFMEGLRRNGVESRSIARKLSALRGFYRWLLMDKKITHDPTVNVETPSSWKILPKSLAENEVTEMLERTGVAARVPDADGLALRDHAILELLYAGGLRVSEICSLHVEDLQLDAGRALVRGKGDKERIVPLGRSAVESLERYLKLGRSELEGVTRQRSLFLSVRGRPLTRQWVWEMVRSTNHHASPHKLRHSCATHMVEHGADLRSVQTLLGHADIATTQVYTHVALGRLKQVHRMHHPRGRKIASGE encoded by the coding sequence ATGCAAGGACAACCTCAGGTGCCCGGAAACGTGCAGATTGTACGGGAGTACATGGTGTATCTGCGCGTGGAGAAGGGCATGCGACCCGCGACTTGTGATGCCTATCGGCGTGATCTGGAGCAGTTTGCTGAGCATGTCGAGGGGAGCAACGGGCTCCTGGTAACGGCGCGGCAGGAAGATGTCTCGGGATTTATGGAGGGGTTGCGCAGGAACGGCGTTGAGTCACGTTCGATTGCGCGCAAGCTGAGCGCGCTGCGAGGGTTCTATCGCTGGCTGTTGATGGACAAGAAGATTACGCACGATCCGACAGTGAATGTGGAGACTCCGTCGAGCTGGAAGATACTGCCGAAGAGTCTTGCGGAAAATGAAGTCACGGAGATGCTGGAGCGGACCGGCGTAGCGGCCAGGGTTCCGGATGCCGATGGGTTGGCGCTACGAGATCACGCAATTCTGGAGCTGCTGTATGCCGGGGGATTGCGGGTGAGCGAGATCTGCTCATTGCACGTAGAAGATTTGCAGCTGGATGCAGGTCGAGCTCTGGTTCGAGGCAAGGGAGATAAGGAAAGGATTGTTCCGCTGGGGCGGTCGGCGGTGGAGTCTCTGGAACGATATCTGAAGCTGGGGCGCTCGGAGCTTGAAGGCGTGACAAGACAGCGTTCGTTGTTTCTGAGTGTTCGCGGCAGGCCGCTGACTCGGCAGTGGGTGTGGGAGATGGTGCGGTCGACGAACCATCATGCGAGCCCGCACAAGCTGCGGCATAGCTGTGCGACGCATATGGTGGAGCATGGCGCGGACCTGCGCAGTGTCCAGACATTGTTGGGACATGCGGATATTGCAACAACGCAGGTGTACACGCATGTCGCTCTGGGGCGATTGAAGCAAGTGCATCGAATGCATCATCCGCGGGGAAGAAAGATCGCGTCTGGGGAATAG
- a CDS encoding tyrosine-type recombinase/integrase has translation MEQATKESEFHELAERFLAMLSNERGASEHTVRAYAREIRNFAAYLGETFGQEGRIGRVEHTHIRSYLGVLYERGLTKASAARALAAVRSWFKWLAKEKLVEQNPALLVSTPKLPKHLPRVPTAEEVNRVLNSLEGAKQNEKQMEGEPIAWPERERVIFELLYGCGIRNSELVGLNLDSVKWGDEAILVRGKGRKERLVPLGDEAAIALRAYLPIRAERLKAAGKGVLQHEGPLLINVRMRGDCRLTTRSVGRIVKAIALSRGLAADVHPHTLRHAFGTHMLEEGADLRAIQEMLGHERLSTTQRYTQLTVGQVQRVYDETHPRAK, from the coding sequence ATGGAACAGGCTACGAAAGAAAGCGAGTTTCATGAGCTGGCAGAACGATTTCTGGCGATGCTCTCGAATGAGCGTGGAGCTTCGGAACATACGGTGCGGGCGTATGCACGTGAGATCCGCAACTTCGCAGCTTATCTAGGAGAGACATTTGGACAGGAAGGTCGCATTGGAAGGGTCGAGCATACGCATATCCGGTCGTACCTGGGAGTACTGTACGAGCGGGGACTGACGAAGGCGAGTGCAGCTCGAGCGTTGGCTGCGGTGCGGAGCTGGTTCAAGTGGCTTGCGAAGGAGAAGCTGGTGGAACAGAATCCAGCGTTGCTGGTGAGCACGCCGAAGTTGCCGAAGCATCTTCCACGGGTTCCGACTGCCGAAGAAGTCAATCGCGTCCTCAATTCGCTGGAAGGAGCAAAGCAGAACGAGAAACAGATGGAAGGTGAGCCAATTGCATGGCCGGAGCGCGAACGCGTCATCTTCGAACTGCTGTACGGATGCGGGATTCGCAACTCAGAGCTTGTGGGGTTGAATTTAGACAGCGTGAAGTGGGGAGATGAGGCGATCCTGGTGCGCGGTAAGGGGCGCAAGGAGAGGCTGGTTCCCCTGGGAGATGAGGCTGCGATTGCGTTGCGCGCGTATCTGCCCATTCGGGCAGAAAGACTGAAGGCTGCGGGCAAAGGTGTTCTGCAACATGAAGGTCCGCTGCTGATCAATGTACGGATGCGCGGCGATTGCCGACTGACGACGCGTAGCGTGGGACGAATCGTAAAGGCAATTGCATTGAGCAGAGGTCTCGCAGCGGATGTGCATCCTCATACGCTGAGACATGCGTTTGGGACGCACATGTTGGAGGAGGGCGCGGACCTGCGGGCGATTCAGGAGATGCTGGGACACGAGAGGCTGTCAACTACGCAGCGTTATACGCAGTTGACGGTGGGGCAGGTTCAGCGAGTGTACGACGAGACGCATCCACGCGCGAAGTAG
- a CDS encoding sigma-54-dependent transcriptional regulator yields MLERVLIVEDEIHARTGLTELIGSWGYRTEGAADGVEGLEKAISWKPAIVVTDLKMPRMDGMGLLDRLAELPDHIAVVMMTAQGSIESAVEAMRKGAYDYVPKPVDPMRLRVILENASRQHLDFDLHEKIAPIHHDDDVLGPLVGRSSSMKEIFSLVERVAPSNVSVLVTGESGTGKELVARALHELSSRRTKPFIAVNCAAIPETLIESEIFGHEKGAFTGALERRAGCFELAEGGTLLLDEIGEMPAATQAKLLRVLEDRKLRRLGSKTETPVDVRVVAATNKDPEEAVAVGELRGDLYYRLNVFNIQMPPLREHVEDIALIAQKMISDMNERHNCTVTGIKDALLKRLTVYSWPGNVRELRNTIERATILAGSGMLGLEHLPPNFGEPGFAPGMGKAGRSMEGASDSARPSEIERYLEDQNTVRVEVGTTVDEAERQLILKTLVATHNNKTKAAEILGISSKTLQNKLKEYSNQSAVVD; encoded by the coding sequence ATTTTGGAACGAGTTTTGATCGTCGAAGACGAAATCCATGCACGCACCGGTTTGACTGAGTTGATTGGGAGCTGGGGGTATAGGACGGAAGGCGCTGCCGATGGTGTGGAAGGCCTGGAGAAGGCGATCTCGTGGAAGCCGGCGATCGTGGTGACCGATTTGAAGATGCCGCGCATGGATGGGATGGGATTGTTGGATCGTCTTGCGGAGCTTCCGGACCACATTGCTGTCGTGATGATGACAGCCCAGGGCTCGATTGAGTCGGCTGTGGAAGCGATGCGGAAAGGGGCGTACGACTATGTCCCTAAACCGGTGGACCCGATGCGGCTTCGCGTTATTCTGGAGAATGCCAGTCGGCAACATCTGGACTTTGACCTGCATGAGAAAATCGCGCCTATACATCACGATGACGATGTACTAGGACCGTTGGTAGGAAGATCTTCCAGTATGAAGGAGATTTTCTCGCTGGTCGAGAGAGTCGCGCCATCGAATGTCAGCGTATTGGTTACAGGGGAAAGCGGAACCGGGAAGGAATTGGTTGCTCGTGCCCTGCATGAGCTGAGCTCGCGACGGACCAAACCATTTATTGCGGTGAACTGCGCGGCGATTCCTGAAACACTGATCGAGAGCGAGATCTTCGGTCACGAGAAAGGCGCATTTACCGGTGCCCTTGAACGAAGGGCTGGATGCTTCGAGTTGGCCGAGGGGGGGACCCTGCTGCTGGATGAGATTGGCGAGATGCCCGCAGCGACCCAAGCCAAGCTATTGCGCGTGCTGGAGGATCGCAAACTGCGGAGACTCGGAAGCAAGACGGAGACGCCGGTGGATGTGCGGGTGGTTGCCGCAACCAATAAGGACCCGGAAGAGGCGGTGGCCGTAGGTGAGCTGCGAGGCGATCTTTACTACCGCCTGAATGTATTCAATATCCAGATGCCTCCGTTGCGAGAGCATGTTGAAGATATTGCCCTGATTGCGCAGAAGATGATCTCCGATATGAACGAGCGGCACAATTGCACCGTTACGGGGATTAAGGATGCTTTACTGAAACGGCTTACGGTTTATTCCTGGCCTGGTAACGTGCGTGAGCTGCGCAATACGATCGAACGCGCAACAATTCTGGCAGGCTCGGGGATGCTGGGACTTGAGCATCTGCCGCCAAACTTTGGGGAGCCTGGTTTTGCTCCTGGAATGGGTAAAGCAGGTCGTTCGATGGAAGGAGCGTCGGATTCTGCACGGCCCAGTGAGATCGAGCGCTATCTCGAAGACCAGAATACGGTTCGAGTTGAGGTGGGAACGACGGTCGATGAGGCTGAACGTCAACTGATTCTGAAAACGCTGGTGGCGACCCACAACAATAAGACCAAGGCTGCGGAGATTCTGGGGATCAGCTCCAAGACATTGCAGAACAAGCTCAAAGAATACTCGAATCAATCTGCTGTGGTGGATTAA
- the secA gene encoding preprotein translocase subunit SecA, translating to MPSTDGIKDTGLFNSVIKKVFGTSNDRAVKRLLPLVAQINSLEPALQALSDEELRNKTAEFRKRIADATAGIEDADERHAAEKDALDAILPEAFAVVREAGRRVVQMRHFDVQLIGGTVLHSGKISEMRTGEGKTLVATLPCYLNALAGHGVHVVTVNDYLAKRDAEWMGKIYGFLGLSVGVIVHDLDDQQRREAYAADITYGTNNEFGFDYLRDNMKFELADQVQRGHYYCIVDEVDSILIDEARTPLIISGPTDQTTDKYVRVNVIIPQLEEGELIEKLETKTWTGDFVIDEKARAITVTDEGWEKIEKLLDIGNIADPENWDLKHHVETAIKAHALYKRDVEYVVKEGEVIIVDEFTGRLMPGRRWSDGLHQAIEAKEGVTIRKEDQTLATITFQNYFRLYKKLSGMTGTAETEAAEFDNIYKLDIVVIPTNRPMLRIEYPDVVYRTAKEKYFAVADEIAQLHEKRQPVLVGTTSIEKSELLSEILKRKGVRHVVLNAKFHEKEAEIVAQAGRLGMVTIATNMAGRGTDILLGGNADFIARQDLVRKAQARAVSAAEGTISPVAGPGMFRFYYQGQEFEATQEAWEAAVAAHSSAAQKEHEAVIAAGGLHIIGTERHESRRVDNQLRGRAGRQGDPGGSRFYLSLEDDLMRIFAREWVSTLLQKLGMEEGVPIESGMISRRIEAAQKAVETQNFESRKHVLEYDDVMNKQREAVYGLRKQLMGGVDQKQLITDDYLSTILSNLLDENAPEKVHPDEWKVEALFSQLYDQFGVHLENEIDVSNLSHHELGEAIFTKLQERYEIKERILGQQAMRYHERVVMLSVLDGLWKDHLLQMDHLKEGIGLRGYAQQDPLVAYKKESFEMFESMMLRFQEDTLRHLYRMQIIGPDGTPIESVDQLPPGFGGFMPPGSALGNTPPAEEAAPPQHAPVPIPTRAPSTTIDALEREFQQKKQRELDQARAVGTATATNGNSPRVTGAKVGRNDPCPCGSGKKFKKCHGAEA from the coding sequence ATGCCGTCTACAGACGGCATAAAGGACACAGGCTTGTTTAACTCAGTCATAAAGAAAGTCTTTGGAACCAGTAACGATCGCGCAGTCAAGCGCCTGCTGCCCCTTGTGGCCCAGATCAACTCACTGGAACCGGCCCTGCAGGCCCTCAGCGATGAAGAGCTTCGCAACAAAACGGCAGAATTTCGGAAACGGATCGCCGACGCTACCGCAGGAATCGAAGATGCAGACGAGCGCCATGCTGCAGAAAAGGACGCGCTGGACGCGATCCTTCCGGAAGCCTTCGCCGTTGTTCGCGAGGCCGGCCGCCGCGTGGTGCAGATGCGCCACTTCGACGTGCAGTTAATTGGCGGAACGGTCCTACACTCCGGCAAAATCTCCGAGATGCGGACCGGTGAAGGTAAGACCCTGGTCGCCACGCTTCCCTGCTATCTAAATGCGCTGGCTGGCCACGGCGTCCATGTCGTCACTGTTAACGACTACCTGGCCAAGCGCGACGCCGAATGGATGGGCAAGATCTATGGCTTCCTGGGGCTTTCTGTCGGTGTGATCGTGCACGACCTCGACGACCAGCAGCGCCGTGAGGCCTATGCTGCCGACATCACTTACGGAACCAATAACGAGTTCGGCTTCGATTACTTGCGCGACAACATGAAGTTCGAGCTGGCCGATCAGGTGCAGCGCGGTCACTACTACTGCATCGTCGACGAAGTCGACTCCATTCTCATCGACGAGGCTCGGACACCGCTAATCATCTCGGGCCCCACCGACCAGACCACCGACAAGTACGTTCGTGTGAACGTCATTATCCCCCAGCTCGAAGAAGGCGAACTGATCGAAAAGCTGGAGACGAAAACCTGGACCGGAGACTTCGTCATCGATGAAAAGGCTCGCGCCATCACCGTTACTGACGAGGGCTGGGAGAAGATCGAAAAGCTGCTCGACATCGGGAACATCGCCGATCCGGAAAACTGGGACCTGAAGCATCACGTCGAAACCGCCATCAAGGCCCACGCTCTCTACAAGAGAGACGTTGAGTACGTGGTCAAAGAGGGCGAGGTCATCATCGTCGATGAGTTCACCGGCCGTCTGATGCCCGGGCGCCGCTGGTCCGATGGTCTGCACCAGGCCATCGAAGCCAAGGAAGGCGTTACGATCCGCAAGGAAGATCAGACGCTGGCCACTATCACCTTCCAGAACTACTTCCGCCTGTACAAAAAGCTCTCCGGCATGACCGGTACCGCTGAAACCGAGGCCGCTGAGTTCGACAATATCTATAAGCTCGACATCGTCGTGATCCCGACCAACCGGCCGATGCTACGTATCGAATATCCGGACGTCGTCTATCGCACCGCGAAGGAGAAGTACTTCGCCGTAGCCGACGAAATCGCCCAGCTTCACGAGAAGCGTCAGCCTGTCCTGGTGGGAACCACAAGCATTGAGAAATCGGAGTTGTTATCCGAAATTCTCAAGCGCAAAGGCGTGCGCCACGTTGTTTTGAACGCCAAATTCCATGAGAAGGAAGCCGAGATCGTCGCTCAGGCGGGCCGCCTTGGCATGGTTACGATTGCCACTAACATGGCGGGTCGCGGAACCGACATCCTTCTCGGCGGCAATGCAGACTTCATCGCCCGTCAGGACCTCGTCCGCAAAGCCCAGGCGCGTGCTGTCTCTGCTGCCGAGGGAACCATCTCTCCCGTGGCAGGGCCAGGCATGTTCCGCTTCTACTACCAGGGGCAGGAGTTCGAGGCAACACAGGAGGCATGGGAAGCCGCTGTCGCTGCGCACTCAAGCGCCGCCCAGAAGGAACATGAGGCCGTCATCGCCGCTGGTGGTCTACACATCATCGGTACCGAACGCCACGAGAGTCGACGCGTCGATAACCAGCTTCGCGGACGCGCAGGACGCCAGGGCGATCCCGGCGGTTCGCGCTTCTATCTCTCACTCGAAGACGATCTGATGCGCATCTTCGCGCGCGAGTGGGTCTCGACCCTGCTGCAGAAGCTCGGCATGGAAGAGGGCGTCCCCATCGAGAGCGGCATGATCTCCCGTCGCATCGAAGCCGCGCAGAAGGCCGTCGAAACCCAGAACTTTGAATCCCGTAAACACGTCCTTGAGTACGACGACGTGATGAACAAGCAGCGTGAGGCCGTCTATGGCCTGCGGAAACAGCTTATGGGAGGCGTCGACCAGAAACAGCTCATCACGGACGACTATCTCTCCACGATTCTCTCCAACCTGCTCGACGAAAACGCTCCAGAGAAGGTCCACCCGGATGAGTGGAAGGTCGAAGCCCTGTTCTCGCAGCTTTACGATCAATTCGGCGTGCATCTTGAGAACGAGATCGATGTTTCGAATCTGAGCCACCATGAGTTGGGTGAGGCCATCTTTACCAAGTTGCAGGAGCGCTACGAGATCAAGGAGCGCATCCTGGGTCAGCAGGCAATGCGTTATCACGAACGCGTCGTAATGCTGAGCGTGCTCGACGGTCTATGGAAGGACCACCTTCTCCAGATGGATCACCTGAAGGAAGGTATCGGCCTACGCGGTTATGCTCAGCAGGATCCTCTGGTGGCCTACAAGAAGGAATCCTTTGAAATGTTCGAGAGCATGATGTTGCGCTTCCAGGAAGATACGCTGCGTCACCTCTACCGGATGCAGATCATCGGCCCGGATGGTACTCCCATCGAGAGCGTCGACCAGCTTCCTCCAGGCTTCGGAGGATTCATGCCCCCAGGCTCTGCCCTGGGAAATACTCCTCCAGCTGAAGAAGCCGCTCCACCACAACACGCCCCGGTTCCTATTCCTACGCGTGCTCCTTCCACCACCATCGATGCGCTGGAGCGTGAGTTCCAACAGAAAAAGCAGCGCGAGCTGGATCAGGCCCGCGCCGTGGGAACGGCTACCGCAACCAACGGCAATTCCCCACGAGTCACAGGAGCAAAGGTTGGTCGCAACGATCCATGCCCATGCGGTTCTGGTAAGAAGTTCAAGAAATGCCACGGGGCAGAAGCTTAG
- a CDS encoding sensor histidine kinase — protein sequence MRLKTKLVVSATGLTFAIVAVLSILFVGELLRQRIEQTAAANDVLASQVTLMTRQAIETGLRANPPSDLSDEALSAAVTDALRNYQPLTDVMNAIIRYSPTVQDVSVTDAQGITIVSTDPGEVGQSLEHRNSLGSIQNGSIAYQRKQVFGRPQVFDTMQPLDRNGKPFLVIHVGVRSTFLRNSYEPWLRAAGLFALLAALAAMLASAVLANAALQPIEQISRQLEKLTSQSGEAAAGSNQDGSDTVVRVSQTISRLGEQMRSQEAGYTALQANLNQMLDALRDGVLLFNADGRAMMVSDAVAYFLNQPQDDLIGERVEEIFAPGTALGSAVHSAFAEGESVSAESVTLEDGRQVQLSIDRFDDGLGGGSLGTLVTLRDLESVLQLGQELEISRRLAAIGRLTAGVGHEVKNPINAMVVHLELLRSKLAIAGPDAFGGAQRHVDILAGEMQRLDRVVQTLADFSRPMEMKLRDHDMRQVVNAVIELTAAEMHENGIQVEVDAPAKPLMVRIDSELVRQALLNLFLNGMQAMAQGGRLRIRLYRDHLFAVVEVMDEGTGIPAEILPRIFELYFTTKTRGSGIGLAMTYRILQMHGGALDVRSNADPQAQDRGTTFTVRLPIAVVETRKAVAAEASRRVIGEHV from the coding sequence ATGCGTCTGAAGACGAAGCTGGTGGTGTCGGCTACTGGACTGACGTTTGCGATCGTTGCAGTGCTGTCGATTCTGTTTGTCGGAGAGTTGTTGCGACAGAGAATCGAACAGACGGCAGCGGCCAACGATGTGCTCGCCAGCCAGGTGACATTGATGACGAGGCAGGCGATTGAGACGGGCCTGCGGGCTAATCCTCCTTCGGACCTGAGCGATGAGGCGCTATCTGCAGCGGTTACAGATGCATTGCGCAACTACCAGCCGCTAACGGATGTAATGAACGCCATCATTCGCTATTCGCCTACAGTGCAGGATGTCAGCGTTACGGATGCCCAGGGCATCACCATCGTCAGTACAGATCCGGGGGAGGTCGGGCAGTCTCTAGAACATCGGAACAGCCTGGGAAGCATTCAGAACGGCAGCATTGCGTATCAGCGCAAGCAGGTCTTCGGGAGACCTCAGGTCTTCGACACAATGCAACCGCTGGATCGGAATGGAAAACCCTTTCTCGTGATCCATGTCGGAGTGCGATCGACGTTTCTTCGAAACTCCTATGAACCATGGTTGAGAGCGGCTGGGCTGTTCGCGCTTCTGGCTGCGTTGGCTGCCATGCTTGCCTCTGCTGTGCTGGCAAATGCCGCGTTGCAGCCCATTGAGCAGATCAGCCGACAACTGGAAAAACTAACCTCGCAATCGGGTGAGGCGGCGGCGGGATCGAATCAGGACGGAAGCGATACGGTGGTGCGGGTGTCGCAGACGATCTCGCGGCTGGGGGAGCAGATGCGCTCGCAGGAGGCAGGGTACACGGCACTGCAAGCGAATCTGAACCAGATGCTGGATGCCTTGCGGGATGGTGTGCTGTTGTTCAATGCAGACGGCCGAGCGATGATGGTCTCGGATGCGGTGGCATATTTTCTGAACCAGCCCCAGGACGATCTGATTGGCGAACGCGTAGAGGAGATCTTTGCGCCCGGTACGGCTCTGGGCTCTGCGGTGCACTCTGCTTTTGCGGAGGGAGAATCGGTAAGCGCTGAGAGTGTCACCCTGGAAGATGGACGGCAGGTACAGCTTTCCATCGACCGGTTCGATGATGGTCTGGGAGGAGGCAGTCTGGGAACGCTGGTGACGCTGCGGGACCTGGAATCTGTGCTGCAACTGGGACAGGAGTTGGAGATATCGCGTCGACTGGCTGCGATTGGCCGCCTCACCGCGGGCGTGGGGCACGAAGTTAAGAACCCAATCAACGCAATGGTTGTGCATCTGGAGCTGTTACGCAGCAAGTTGGCGATTGCGGGGCCGGATGCGTTTGGAGGAGCGCAGCGGCATGTAGACATTCTTGCAGGCGAAATGCAGAGGCTCGATCGCGTAGTGCAGACGCTTGCCGACTTCTCTCGTCCTATGGAGATGAAGTTGCGTGACCATGATATGCGTCAGGTAGTCAATGCAGTCATTGAGCTGACGGCAGCGGAGATGCATGAAAATGGCATACAGGTGGAGGTAGATGCTCCTGCCAAGCCTTTGATGGTTCGGATCGATTCAGAACTGGTTCGACAGGCACTGTTGAATCTATTTCTGAATGGGATGCAGGCGATGGCGCAGGGAGGAAGACTACGCATTCGGCTTTATCGAGATCACCTATTTGCTGTGGTAGAGGTAATGGATGAAGGAACGGGTATCCCTGCGGAGATTCTTCCGCGTATCTTTGAACTGTACTTCACAACGAAGACAAGAGGGAGTGGAATCGGGTTGGCGATGACCTATCGCATCCTGCAGATGCATGGCGGAGCCTTGGATGTGAGATCGAATGCTGATCCCCAGGCTCAGGATCGTGGAACGACATTTACAGTTCGGTTGCCGATTGCTGTGGTGGAAACGAGAAAGGCCGTTGCGGCTGAAGCCAGTCGCCGGGTGATAGGAGAGCACGTTTGA
- a CDS encoding rhodanese-like domain-containing protein: protein MLEPEISAEDLVQKIQQNAPPLLLDVREPWEFNIASLPGSLLMPMGEVSSRAHQELDPDQPIVVLCHHGMRSLSVTMWLRDQGFEHVQSLSGGIDHWARAIDPRVSRY, encoded by the coding sequence GTGCTTGAACCCGAAATCAGCGCCGAAGACTTGGTACAGAAGATCCAGCAAAATGCACCACCCCTTCTGCTGGACGTTCGCGAACCCTGGGAGTTCAACATTGCAAGTCTTCCGGGCTCGCTCCTGATGCCCATGGGAGAAGTCTCTTCCCGCGCGCACCAGGAACTGGATCCAGATCAACCGATCGTCGTCCTCTGTCATCACGGCATGCGCTCCCTCTCTGTCACGATGTGGCTTCGTGATCAGGGATTTGAGCATGTGCAATCTCTTTCTGGCGGAATCGACCACTGGGCACGGGCAATCGATCCTCGCGTCTCCAGATACTAG